A genomic region of Capnocytophaga canimorsus contains the following coding sequences:
- a CDS encoding outer membrane beta-barrel protein, with product MNKNFTLLFLLFLGFSAYSQQFTITGKVYDKSTQKPLEASTVFLKSVKDSTLVNYTISDAKGIFNLKGKTQEQELDLFITHIGNAPYKKRISTPKGTLDLGLIQMEMQSEELEGVTVLSEAIPITVKKDTLEFNADAFKLRPDATVEELLKNLPGVEVDAKGNITVNGTPVNEILVNGKPFFDDPKIATKNLTKEIVKKVQVSDTKTKEQKFTKEEGDPNNKSINIVLKEDKNKGYFGRATAGYGNKDRYELNGFGNYFQDQTRVSVLGSSNNINTLGFQYDEIFGMMGNVESRTVSRGRISMDGMDFGGGDGFNQSHIAGISYVDEYGKMMEVDGNYFYTYNDNESYSRNDRETTLPDRHYFSRNEQWGNSWNDSHNFRTELEYKIDSLTQISVRPRIAVSKGNSSNKSEEASYDSDRNPVNQSLSKSNSHNHNVNFENRVSFNRRFKGTKGSWGISLSNTNNRSEREQELYNTRVIFRSHPHPFTQIRDQHQDTDNRSDHYYVRATLRYPLFKDFLLRAGYNLSKTDAKNNVNTYDSDANGNYTDFNTALSSDFLTENTRHKPEVGFEWRTGKFRFNSDVGMIYNRIENQDFLRNLELDKTFQNPDFRFRMNYEMKKGSSINFSYDTSTRVPSVTQLQPIDNVNNPLHTFTGNPDLKPSFTNAFRMSFSNYNWETRSGIFVYFTTEFQEDKITSITLTNDDLTRKTTYTNVDGDFSVYGGFNLDKSYKVGKNKIGYQVNLWGNINKNNLFSNGTRYAITNYDLYPNLGLNYNYDEKVDLDLEYSPWFKKATYDLEAFENQNYSGQRASFRITTYVPKNVIFGSDIEFSYQPYMNDGFRKTYFYWNMSLGYKFLDEKATLQLKAFDLLNQTVDAWRTITQDYVQDSQKLMLKQYFMLSFSYKINKVGGKGNQSRGRSSIRFYR from the coding sequence ATGAATAAGAATTTCACATTGCTATTTCTATTATTTCTGGGTTTTTCTGCTTATTCTCAACAATTTACTATTACAGGAAAAGTGTACGATAAATCTACTCAAAAACCTCTTGAAGCTTCTACGGTCTTTTTAAAATCGGTAAAGGATTCTACTTTAGTGAATTACACCATTTCTGATGCCAAAGGGATTTTCAATTTAAAAGGCAAAACCCAAGAGCAAGAGTTGGATTTGTTCATCACTCACATCGGGAATGCTCCTTATAAAAAACGTATTTCCACTCCAAAAGGGACACTTGATTTGGGGCTTATCCAAATGGAGATGCAATCCGAAGAATTAGAAGGAGTTACGGTGCTTTCCGAAGCCATTCCCATCACGGTTAAAAAAGACACCCTCGAATTCAATGCTGATGCTTTCAAACTTCGCCCTGATGCTACGGTAGAAGAATTGCTTAAAAATCTACCAGGCGTTGAGGTTGATGCTAAAGGAAACATCACGGTAAACGGAACGCCTGTGAACGAAATTCTGGTAAACGGAAAACCTTTTTTTGATGACCCCAAAATCGCTACAAAAAATCTTACCAAAGAAATCGTCAAGAAAGTCCAAGTGAGTGATACCAAAACTAAAGAACAGAAATTTACCAAAGAAGAAGGTGATCCGAACAATAAGTCGATAAATATTGTACTGAAAGAAGACAAAAACAAAGGCTATTTCGGACGAGCCACCGCGGGTTATGGTAATAAAGACCGCTACGAACTCAATGGTTTTGGAAATTATTTTCAAGACCAAACCCGTGTTTCTGTATTAGGTAGTTCAAATAATATCAATACTTTAGGATTTCAATATGATGAAATCTTTGGAATGATGGGTAATGTGGAAAGTCGTACTGTTTCAAGAGGTAGAATTTCTATGGATGGAATGGATTTTGGAGGCGGTGACGGATTTAATCAATCGCACATTGCAGGAATAAGTTATGTAGATGAGTACGGCAAAATGATGGAAGTGGACGGTAATTATTTTTATACCTACAATGATAACGAATCTTACTCACGAAACGACCGAGAAACTACCTTGCCTGACCGCCATTATTTTTCACGCAACGAGCAGTGGGGCAACTCGTGGAATGATTCGCACAATTTCCGAACTGAATTGGAATACAAAATCGATTCGTTGACCCAAATTTCGGTACGTCCGCGAATTGCTGTAAGTAAAGGTAATAGCAGTAACAAAAGTGAAGAAGCTTCTTATGATAGTGATAGAAATCCTGTAAATCAGAGTCTTTCCAAAAGTAATTCGCATAATCATAATGTGAATTTTGAAAATCGGGTTTCTTTCAATCGGCGTTTTAAGGGGACAAAAGGTTCGTGGGGAATATCTCTGTCAAACACTAACAATCGTTCAGAACGAGAACAAGAATTGTACAATACACGTGTGATTTTCAGAAGCCATCCGCATCCGTTCACACAAATTCGTGATCAACACCAAGATACCGATAACCGAAGCGACCATTACTATGTTCGGGCAACTCTTCGTTATCCGCTTTTCAAAGATTTTTTGCTTCGAGCGGGATATAATCTATCTAAAACCGATGCTAAAAATAACGTAAATACTTATGATTCAGATGCTAACGGGAATTATACCGATTTTAATACAGCATTAAGTTCTGATTTTCTGACGGAAAACACACGGCACAAACCCGAAGTCGGATTTGAATGGCGTACGGGGAAGTTCCGTTTTAATAGCGATGTGGGAATGATTTACAATAGAATTGAGAATCAGGATTTTCTTCGGAATTTGGAATTAGATAAAACGTTTCAAAACCCAGATTTCCGATTCCGAATGAATTACGAAATGAAAAAAGGATCAAGTATCAATTTTAGCTATGATACCAGTACACGCGTACCGAGCGTAACTCAGTTGCAACCTATTGATAATGTGAATAATCCGCTACATACATTTACTGGAAATCCGGATTTGAAACCCTCTTTTACAAATGCTTTTCGTATGTCTTTCAGCAATTACAATTGGGAGACCCGTAGTGGAATATTTGTATATTTTACTACTGAATTTCAGGAAGATAAAATTACCTCAATTACCTTAACCAATGATGATTTGACTCGAAAAACCACCTACACTAATGTTGATGGCGATTTTTCAGTATATGGAGGTTTTAATTTGGATAAGTCGTACAAAGTGGGGAAAAATAAAATTGGATATCAAGTTAATCTTTGGGGGAATATCAATAAAAATAATCTTTTTAGTAACGGAACGCGTTATGCCATAACGAATTACGATTTATATCCAAACCTAGGTTTGAATTACAACTATGATGAAAAAGTGGATTTGGATTTGGAATACTCTCCTTGGTTTAAAAAAGCGACATATGATTTGGAAGCTTTTGAAAATCAGAACTATTCAGGGCAACGTGCTTCGTTTAGAATTACAACGTATGTACCTAAAAATGTGATTTTTGGTAGTGATATTGAGTTTTCTTATCAACCCTATATGAATGATGGTTTTAGAAAAACTTATTTTTATTGGAATATGAGTTTGGGCTATAAATTTCTGGATGAAAAAGCCACTTTGCAACTCAAAGCCTTCGATTTGCTAAACCAAACCGTAGATGCGTGGCGAACCATCACACAAGATTATGTGCAAGACTCACAAAAACTGATGCTTAAACAATATTTTATGCTTAGTTTTTCATACAAAATCAACAAAGTCGGAGGTAAAGGCAACCAAAGCAGAGGACGAAGCAGCATCCGATTTTATAGGTAA
- a CDS encoding lipocalin-like domain-containing protein: protein MKRILVLVSCGKDDNPQKQDEKIDIKQLIGQWRLQSVTENGKNLLNDCNKQDTYVFKSDNTYTKMHYAVDGVNCRKEDGHGTFSFKGNLLTFINGKTGTEETGNFIIKENTLTLSSGSYTAVYEKIENPLIGKWKLQGEIINGEKIQFEKCEKEFFMNIEEKTITNNYFKVQGDNCVEDLNKKEVHNYTFTQTTITIGDYKVNYVIKDDVLTFQTLDETKTTTYTKQ, encoded by the coding sequence ATGAAAAGAATTTTAGTATTGGTTTCTTGTGGGAAAGATGATAATCCGCAAAAGCAAGATGAAAAAATTGATATTAAGCAACTCATCGGTCAATGGAGATTACAATCTGTAACAGAAAATGGTAAGAATTTGCTTAATGATTGTAATAAACAAGATACCTATGTCTTCAAATCAGATAATACTTACACAAAGATGCATTATGCTGTTGACGGAGTGAACTGCAGAAAAGAAGATGGACACGGAACATTTTCTTTTAAGGGAAATTTGCTCACGTTTATCAATGGAAAGACAGGTACTGAAGAAACAGGAAATTTTATCATTAAAGAGAATACTTTGACTTTATCAAGTGGAAGTTATACAGCTGTTTATGAAAAGATTGAAAATCCTCTTATTGGAAAATGGAAATTGCAAGGAGAAATAATTAATGGGGAAAAGATACAATTTGAAAAGTGTGAAAAAGAGTTTTTTATGAATATAGAAGAAAAAACGATTACAAATAATTATTTTAAAGTACAAGGAGATAATTGTGTGGAAGACCTCAATAAGAAAGAAGTTCATAATTACACTTTTACACAAACAACAATTACCATAGGAGATTATAAGGTAAATTACGTTATAAAAGATGATGTTTTGACATTTCAAACTCTTGATGAAACAAAAACTACAACTTATACCAAGCAATAA
- the aspS gene encoding aspartate--tRNA ligase, translated as MYRTHTCGELRLSDVNKEITLSGWVQKIRNKGFMVWVDIRDRYGITQLIFDEERTSKNVLELATTLSREDVIQVTGKVIEREAKNNHIPTGEIEILVSELVVLNKSELPPFTIEDNTDGGEDIRMKYRYLDIRRTPVRNNLIFRHEVAMQVRNYLSKEGFIEVETPVLIKSTPEGARDFVVPSRMNEGEFYALPQSPQTFKQLLMVGGLDKYFQIVKCFRDEDLRADRQPEFTQIDCEMSFVEQEDIINTFEGLTKHLLKEVKGISIEKFPRMTYAEAMKTYGNDKPDIRFGMKFGELNDIAQHKDFKVFNEAELVVGIAVPGANSYTRKEIDALIEWVKRPQVGASGMVYVKCNDDGSFKSSVDKFYSEEDLQKWAERTEAKAGDLICILSGKADKVRGQLSALRMELAERLGLRKADEFAPLWVVDFPLLEFNEEENRFFAMHHPFTSPKPEDIPLLDTNPAAVRANAYDLVLNGNEIGGGSIRIFNKELQAKMFELLGFTPEQAEAQFGFLMNAFKYGAPPHGGLAFGFDRLVAILGGQETIRDFIAFPKNNSGRDVMIDAPSPIDSAQLDELHIRLNN; from the coding sequence ATGTACAGAACACATACTTGTGGCGAACTTCGCCTTTCCGATGTAAATAAAGAAATTACCCTCAGTGGTTGGGTACAAAAAATCCGCAATAAAGGTTTTATGGTTTGGGTGGATATCCGTGACCGATATGGCATCACTCAGCTTATTTTTGACGAAGAACGCACCAGCAAAAACGTGTTGGAATTGGCTACAACACTTTCTCGCGAAGACGTAATTCAGGTAACGGGAAAAGTCATTGAACGTGAGGCAAAAAACAATCATATTCCCACCGGAGAAATCGAAATTTTGGTTTCGGAATTGGTCGTATTGAACAAATCGGAACTTCCTCCTTTTACCATTGAAGATAATACTGATGGTGGGGAAGATATTCGTATGAAATACAGATATTTGGATATTCGTCGTACGCCAGTTCGCAACAATTTGATTTTCCGTCACGAGGTAGCGATGCAAGTGAGGAACTATCTTTCTAAAGAAGGATTTATTGAGGTGGAAACGCCTGTGCTGATAAAATCAACTCCTGAGGGAGCCAGAGATTTCGTGGTTCCAAGTCGTATGAACGAGGGAGAATTTTACGCCCTTCCGCAGTCGCCACAAACGTTCAAACAACTCTTGATGGTCGGTGGGTTAGACAAATATTTTCAGATAGTAAAATGCTTCCGCGATGAGGATTTACGTGCTGACAGACAGCCAGAATTTACTCAAATCGACTGCGAAATGTCGTTCGTGGAGCAAGAAGATATCATCAACACCTTTGAGGGACTTACCAAACATCTGTTGAAGGAAGTAAAAGGTATTTCTATTGAGAAATTCCCACGAATGACCTATGCCGAAGCGATGAAAACCTACGGAAACGACAAACCCGATATCCGTTTTGGAATGAAGTTCGGTGAGCTTAACGATATCGCACAACACAAAGATTTCAAGGTGTTTAACGAAGCGGAATTGGTGGTAGGGATTGCCGTTCCGGGGGCTAACAGCTACACACGTAAGGAAATAGATGCTTTAATCGAATGGGTAAAACGCCCACAGGTAGGAGCTTCAGGTATGGTGTATGTTAAGTGTAATGATGATGGTAGCTTCAAATCGTCAGTGGATAAATTTTACAGCGAAGAAGACCTCCAAAAATGGGCGGAACGCACTGAGGCAAAGGCAGGAGACCTTATCTGTATTCTCTCAGGAAAAGCCGACAAGGTGCGTGGGCAACTTTCAGCCTTGCGTATGGAACTTGCCGAGCGTTTGGGCTTACGCAAAGCGGACGAATTTGCTCCGCTATGGGTAGTAGATTTCCCATTGTTGGAGTTCAACGAAGAAGAGAACCGATTTTTTGCAATGCATCACCCGTTTACATCTCCAAAACCGGAAGATATTCCCCTGCTTGATACCAATCCGGCTGCGGTACGTGCCAATGCCTACGATTTGGTGCTGAACGGAAACGAGATAGGCGGCGGTTCTATCCGAATTTTCAATAAAGAATTACAGGCGAAGATGTTTGAGTTGTTGGGCTTTACGCCTGAACAAGCAGAGGCTCAATTTGGCTTCTTGATGAACGCCTTTAAGTACGGAGCACCTCCACACGGAGGCTTGGCTTTTGGGTTTGATAGATTGGTTGCTATTTTGGGTGGACAAGAAACTATCCGTGACTTTATAGCCTTCCCTAAAAATAACTCGGGACGCGATGTAATGATTGACGCACCCTCACCGATTGACTCCGCACAGCTTGACGAATTGCATATCAGGTTGAATAATTAA
- a CDS encoding TlpA disulfide reductase family protein, which produces MRTLLFIVLTTLFSFKEMYAQKKLKLSGEVVGAETESILLAKPTQSVFTDAVIEIPVKNGKFYYESQLEFPEAVELYFSEIRKKGSGSIMELFLENEEIHLTLYDEEKFNKNIVRGGKLNAEHKKYTDDFNRKFEHLFQPIIDSLDVLYENDLYHSKEVEELYKQLDGKTGVEKKLIYEKIEALTKADKHLSPEAKKLNDRLKPLNEEAKAYRQEYIEKNPNLIAYSFLLKDLIYKREQMDISYSKRVAKKLAKVNPNHPYNKLVAELVASLENIKIGQKFVDFTAPDLNGKQVQLSKVIQGKITLLDFWATWCGSCIATTRMMIPIYEAYKDKGFTMVGVAGEFKNTDRLTQFLEKEKWDWLQLVELDKQNKIWQKYGIQNKAGGVFLIDEKGTIIAIDPTTEEVRKELEKRLDKN; this is translated from the coding sequence ATGAGAACATTACTATTCATTGTGCTGACAACTTTATTTTCTTTCAAAGAAATGTATGCACAGAAAAAGTTAAAGCTTTCGGGAGAAGTTGTTGGGGCAGAAACTGAATCCATTTTGTTGGCAAAACCCACACAATCTGTATTTACAGATGCTGTTATAGAAATTCCTGTAAAGAATGGGAAGTTTTATTATGAATCTCAATTAGAATTTCCAGAAGCTGTAGAACTTTATTTCAGTGAGATTCGTAAAAAAGGAAGTGGAAGTATTATGGAATTGTTTTTGGAAAATGAGGAGATACATCTCACGCTTTATGATGAAGAAAAATTCAACAAAAACATTGTAAGAGGAGGCAAGTTGAATGCTGAGCATAAAAAGTATACGGATGATTTCAATCGTAAGTTTGAACATCTCTTCCAACCGATTATAGATAGTTTGGATGTTTTATATGAAAATGATTTGTATCATAGTAAAGAGGTGGAAGAGTTGTACAAGCAGTTAGATGGTAAAACAGGTGTTGAGAAAAAACTTATCTACGAAAAAATTGAAGCCTTAACAAAAGCTGATAAACATCTTAGCCCTGAGGCTAAAAAGCTTAATGATAGGTTAAAGCCTCTAAATGAGGAAGCTAAAGCATATCGTCAGGAGTATATTGAGAAAAACCCGAACTTGATTGCTTACTCATTTCTTTTGAAAGACTTAATATATAAAAGGGAGCAAATGGATATTTCTTATAGCAAAAGAGTTGCAAAAAAACTAGCAAAAGTCAATCCGAACCATCCATATAATAAATTGGTTGCCGAATTGGTTGCCTCTCTTGAAAATATTAAAATTGGTCAAAAATTCGTTGATTTTACAGCTCCTGACCTAAATGGAAAGCAAGTACAACTATCAAAAGTTATTCAAGGAAAAATAACACTATTAGATTTTTGGGCTACTTGGTGCGGATCTTGTATTGCCACTACTCGTATGATGATTCCCATTTATGAAGCATACAAGGACAAGGGTTTCACAATGGTGGGGGTTGCCGGAGAGTTTAAAAATACGGATAGGTTAACTCAATTTTTAGAGAAAGAAAAATGGGATTGGTTACAATTGGTTGAGTTAGACAAGCAAAATAAAATTTGGCAGAAGTACGGAATACAAAATAAAGCGGGTGGTGTTTTTCTCATTGACGAAAAAGGAACAATCATTGCAATTGACCCTACAACCGAAGAAGTTAGAAAAGAATTAGAAAAGCGATTGGATAAAAACTAA
- a CDS encoding DUF4197 domain-containing protein yields the protein MKRIAIALSGFLFLSSCAELQGVINNYPSSEQTTGKTLSSLDISNGLKQALEFGIASGVDVLSQKDGYYTNQLVKILLPQELREVDQVLRSIGLGSLADEGLKLLNRAAEQAVSEAKPIFISAVKNLTFADAASILAGNDDAATQYLKRQTTQQLVVAFSPKIKASLDQVGANDIWRQIINKYNSIPFVDAVNPDLTQYVTEQAINGLFIQIAQKERDIRTKISQRTTPLLQKVFSNQN from the coding sequence ATGAAGAGAATAGCTATAGCATTATCGGGCTTTTTATTTCTGTCGAGTTGTGCTGAATTACAAGGTGTGATAAATAATTATCCGTCTTCGGAGCAAACTACAGGGAAAACGCTCTCCTCCTTGGATATTTCAAACGGACTCAAACAAGCATTAGAATTTGGCATTGCTTCGGGGGTAGATGTCCTTAGCCAAAAGGACGGATATTACACTAACCAATTGGTGAAAATTTTGCTTCCACAAGAGTTACGAGAGGTTGACCAAGTGCTTCGTTCCATAGGCTTAGGAAGCCTTGCCGATGAAGGTCTAAAATTGCTTAATCGTGCTGCGGAACAAGCCGTTTCAGAAGCTAAGCCTATTTTTATTTCAGCAGTTAAAAACCTTACTTTTGCCGATGCGGCTTCCATCTTAGCAGGGAACGACGATGCCGCTACCCAGTATCTTAAAAGACAGACTACCCAGCAGTTAGTTGTTGCCTTTTCACCAAAAATTAAGGCTTCGCTAGACCAAGTAGGGGCTAATGATATTTGGAGACAAATAATCAATAAATACAATTCCATTCCGTTTGTAGATGCCGTAAATCCTGACCTAACTCAGTATGTTACTGAACAGGCAATCAACGGATTGTTTATACAAATTGCCCAAAAAGAACGTGATATTCGCACTAAAATTTCCCAGCGAACCACACCTCTTTTACAAAAAGTATTTTCAAATCAAAATTAA
- a CDS encoding DUF2147 domain-containing protein → MKKTIFTLVTLLLGSILYAQNKEDIVGVWLSETKDGKFQIYEEGGLFFGKLIWMKEEFEKDGKTPKKDVNNPNKSLRNKPLKGSVILKKLKYHKGEWKNGEIYDPQSGKTYHCKAKIKNNQLILRGFVGVSLLGKNTTWTRVES, encoded by the coding sequence ATGAAAAAGACTATTTTTACACTCGTTACGCTGTTATTAGGAAGTATTTTATATGCTCAAAATAAAGAGGATATCGTAGGAGTATGGCTCAGTGAAACCAAAGATGGTAAATTTCAAATTTATGAAGAAGGAGGTTTATTCTTCGGAAAACTAATTTGGATGAAAGAGGAGTTTGAAAAAGATGGTAAAACGCCTAAAAAGGACGTCAATAACCCCAACAAATCTCTTCGAAATAAACCTTTGAAAGGTAGCGTTATCTTAAAAAAATTGAAATACCATAAAGGGGAATGGAAAAATGGCGAAATTTACGATCCTCAAAGCGGAAAAACCTATCATTGTAAAGCTAAAATCAAAAATAATCAATTGATTCTTAGAGGATTTGTAGGTGTCTCTTTATTAGGAAAAAACACAACTTGGACTCGCGTAGAATCATAG
- a CDS encoding NAD-dependent epimerase/dehydratase family protein, protein MQKKTILLTGAGGSVGKEALQLLVNKHNLYNIRIFDLDTPKNRKYFETFSDKIEIFYGDITRKEDTVAPVTGVDVIIHLASVIPPLANEKTHLVDSVNVGGTRHLVENTEKYAPDAFMLFASSIATYGDRLQDPYIRVTDPLVPSEGDYYAQGKIIMEKIVRESRLQWSIFRLGAIMGPKNHKISGIMFLMSLDQLMEIATPRDTARAFINGIDHLQSLNQKIFNLGGGADCVTTYCEFLGKNFEIYGLGKLNFPERAFATKNFHCGVYVDGDELEKIVRFRKDTLEDYYQMVREATPMLQRWATRLFAPIIKKYLLSKSEPYKAWKQNDTEKIKRYFQ, encoded by the coding sequence ATGCAAAAGAAAACAATACTATTAACCGGTGCAGGAGGAAGTGTAGGTAAAGAAGCACTTCAACTTTTAGTCAATAAACATAACTTGTACAACATCCGAATATTTGATTTGGACACACCCAAAAACAGAAAGTATTTTGAAACGTTTTCAGATAAAATTGAAATTTTCTACGGAGATATAACTCGAAAGGAAGATACCGTAGCTCCGGTAACGGGAGTAGATGTAATTATCCATTTGGCGTCGGTCATTCCGCCTTTAGCAAATGAAAAAACTCATTTGGTAGATAGCGTAAACGTAGGCGGAACGCGTCATTTGGTGGAAAATACCGAAAAATACGCTCCTGATGCTTTTATGTTATTTGCTTCAAGTATAGCCACATACGGCGACCGTTTGCAAGACCCATACATACGCGTTACTGACCCGCTTGTACCCAGTGAGGGCGATTACTATGCTCAAGGGAAAATCATTATGGAAAAAATCGTGCGTGAAAGTCGTTTGCAGTGGAGTATTTTCCGCTTAGGAGCCATTATGGGGCCTAAAAACCATAAAATTTCGGGTATTATGTTCTTAATGTCGCTTGACCAATTGATGGAAATCGCCACGCCCCGAGATACCGCCAGAGCCTTTATAAATGGCATTGATCATCTGCAAAGTTTAAATCAAAAAATATTCAATTTAGGCGGAGGAGCTGATTGTGTAACCACGTATTGCGAATTTTTAGGCAAGAATTTTGAAATTTACGGTTTAGGAAAGCTCAATTTTCCTGAGCGTGCTTTTGCTACTAAGAACTTCCATTGTGGCGTTTATGTCGATGGTGACGAACTTGAAAAAATCGTTCGTTTCAGAAAAGACACCCTTGAAGATTATTACCAAATGGTGCGTGAGGCAACACCAATGCTACAACGATGGGCAACTCGTTTATTTGCCCCAATTATCAAAAAATATTTACTTTCAAAGTCCGAACCCTATAAGGCTTGGAAGCAAAACGATACGGAGAAAATAAAGCGCTATTTCCAATAG
- the upp gene encoding uracil phosphoribosyltransferase → MIIHHLGEEPSILNRFTAELRDVNIQKDRMRFRTNLERIGEILSYEMSKFLRYKSEVVTTPLGEKKVQLPKDKVVICSVLRAGLALHHGIMNYFDSADNAFISAYRHHTSETDFDILVEYLASPSLNDKILFLADPMLATGRSFVNVYNALAPLGKPKEVHLFAVIGAQEGIDYLEQHFPEDTHLWIATIDPTLNEKGYIVPGLGDAGDLAFGDKMQH, encoded by the coding sequence ATGATTATACACCATTTGGGCGAAGAACCCTCCATATTGAATCGTTTTACGGCAGAATTACGCGATGTGAATATCCAAAAGGATCGTATGCGTTTTCGCACTAATTTAGAGCGCATTGGAGAGATTCTCTCTTATGAAATGAGTAAATTTTTACGATACAAGTCAGAGGTAGTAACTACTCCGTTAGGCGAGAAAAAAGTACAGCTACCCAAAGACAAAGTAGTGATTTGTTCGGTGTTACGTGCTGGATTGGCACTTCATCACGGAATTATGAATTATTTTGATAGTGCGGATAATGCCTTTATCTCTGCATATAGGCATCACACCTCTGAAACCGATTTTGATATATTGGTGGAATATTTAGCGTCTCCTTCCTTAAATGATAAAATCTTGTTTTTGGCTGATCCAATGCTTGCTACGGGACGTTCCTTCGTTAACGTTTACAACGCTTTGGCTCCTTTAGGAAAACCTAAAGAGGTACATCTTTTTGCCGTTATTGGGGCACAAGAGGGTATTGATTATTTGGAGCAACATTTTCCTGAAGATACACATTTGTGGATTGCCACCATTGACCCCACTTTGAATGAAAAAGGATATATTGTTCCAGGTTTGGGCGATGCTGGAGATTTAGCCTTTGGTGATAAAATGCAGCACTAA
- a CDS encoding DUF6427 family protein: protein MCITDFLPVMISGIFQNTKPANILLVFILSILGYLTYGIFIFEQPLTLFYTFNALGELLLIFIGLIFIQSIILKNDLTQGSSYPIVFFGVFISLFPQTFQNLPLMASNTLIIISLWRIMTLRTGKKIAQKIFDASFLIACAALFYPWAILFLITVWFSLLFYGSKKGKYWFIPFVALFSVIVISLMISLLLGITEKLPNIYSWQINLNYETFLSLEKIVPLAFMTLLLLISIFFFFSKKSANISTNIKYIAEFLFIGLFIVFLSKEIIFIYIPLAILLGLYVEQIQRNWLKETILYTILLSPLVVLVLHFITKG, encoded by the coding sequence ATGTGTATAACTGATTTTTTACCTGTAATGATCTCTGGAATTTTTCAAAACACCAAACCTGCAAATATCCTTTTAGTCTTCATCCTAAGTATTTTAGGATATTTAACCTATGGTATTTTTATTTTTGAACAACCACTAACCCTTTTTTATACTTTTAACGCTTTAGGAGAATTACTACTGATTTTCATTGGCTTGATTTTCATTCAAAGTATCATCCTAAAAAACGATTTGACACAAGGTAGCTCTTACCCGATTGTGTTTTTCGGGGTATTTATTTCATTATTCCCACAAACTTTCCAGAACTTGCCTCTAATGGCTTCCAATACCTTAATTATCATATCTTTATGGAGGATAATGACGCTTAGAACTGGCAAAAAAATTGCTCAAAAAATATTCGACGCTTCATTTCTTATCGCTTGTGCTGCATTGTTTTATCCTTGGGCTATTTTATTTCTTATAACAGTTTGGTTTTCATTGCTTTTCTATGGATCTAAAAAAGGAAAATATTGGTTTATCCCTTTTGTGGCTTTATTTTCAGTAATTGTTATTTCACTGATGATTAGCCTTTTACTAGGAATAACAGAAAAACTTCCCAATATATATTCTTGGCAAATAAATTTGAACTACGAAACTTTTCTCTCACTTGAAAAAATAGTTCCGTTGGCATTTATGACCTTACTTTTACTTATTTCTATTTTCTTTTTCTTCTCAAAAAAATCAGCGAATATAAGCACAAATATCAAGTATATTGCAGAGTTTTTATTTATTGGGCTGTTTATCGTTTTTCTTTCCAAAGAAATTATTTTCATTTACATTCCTTTGGCAATTCTATTAGGTCTTTATGTGGAACAAATTCAGCGGAATTGGCTCAAAGAAACCATTTTATACACGATATTGCTTTCCCCATTAGTGGTTTTAGTGCTGCATTTTATCACCAAAGGCTAA
- a CDS encoding Rieske (2Fe-2S) protein yields MKKIFLFFSLLLVCCSKPQSERNPYLHEVRFSFSINMNLPAYNQLKNPLIPIYIGNAGVGIQGVYVMNTGGNNYVAWEASCPNHQVKSCEKMQLKDGFYVVCPCDDNLYSLVNGNIVKQGENAQKPYPLLNYRVVASGTTLNVYN; encoded by the coding sequence ATGAAAAAAATATTTTTGTTCTTTTCGCTACTCTTAGTTTGTTGTAGTAAGCCACAGAGCGAACGTAACCCGTATTTACACGAAGTTCGCTTTTCATTTTCTATCAATATGAATTTACCTGCTTATAATCAACTCAAAAATCCTTTGATACCCATCTACATTGGTAACGCTGGAGTAGGTATTCAAGGAGTATATGTAATGAATACTGGGGGAAATAACTACGTAGCGTGGGAGGCTTCGTGTCCAAATCATCAGGTAAAAAGTTGCGAAAAAATGCAATTAAAGGATGGTTTTTATGTCGTTTGCCCTTGCGATGATAATCTGTATAGTTTAGTTAACGGAAACATTGTAAAACAAGGCGAAAACGCTCAAAAACCTTATCCTTTACTCAACTATAGAGTGGTCGCTTCAGGAACCACTCTTAATGTGTATAACTGA